DNA from Nitrospira sp.:
CCACCGTGTCGGCGTCAGCCACGGTTTCAGCCACCCTGACCACCTACCCAGCGCACTGCTAACCATCGCCCAAAGCCTAATCGACCAAGAACATTTCAACATCTCTGTCGTAACGTCGCATATGGCATGCGAGGTCGCGGCAGAGCGCGCGTTGGATGCAGCATACACTGCCAAACAGCTGGAATCGCTGAGGGAGGCTGTTGAGGCGCTCATGAATGGTCACAATCTGGCAAACGACAAGCACCGTAAACTGTACAATGCTCTCACCGGCACCGAATTGGAGAAACAACCATTCTGGCTGCGCTTCAAAGCTGCCTCCGAAAAAAGGAACTCCGTCGTCCATAAAGGTGGACACGCCTCAAAGGCTGACGCCGAAGCAGCATTAAATGCGGGGCGCGAGCTCATCAAGTACTTGAACCAGCTGTGACAGCAGGGATGCCGCCTAACAACGCGTTTGAGCTCGACGCCACGCGGCGCTTCCCGACTCCCTCTTGCGGTGACTCACCAATTTATCGTATATACAGAATCGTGTTCGACTGGCACATTGCGAAGGCGATCGCAAACTTCGAAAAGCACGGCGTCCCCTTCGAAGAAGCCGCGACTGTGTTTGGCGATGCGAATGCGTTGGATTGGCAGGATCTGAACCATTCGCAACAGGAGCTGCATTCAAGCGGTTGGGTGCCTCGGTCAGCGGACGAGTCTTGCTCGTGATCTATACCAGGAGAACGGCGTATGAAAAAGAAACGATCAGGATCATCAGTGCGCGGCAGGGCAACCGAAAAGAGCGTCAGGCATATGCCGGTCTCACAGATTGACTTTTCAGACATCCCCGCCTCAACGGATGAGGAGCTTCGTCGCACGCGCAGAGTCGGTCGGCCGGCCACGGGGATGGCGAAGCAATTGATTGCAATCCGTGTATCACCACGCCTGTTGACCGCCTTACGTAGAATGGCTGCGAAACAAGGCAAGCCCTATCAGACGTTGATTCATGAGCTGTTGGAGAAAGCAGCGACCCGGGCGGCCTGAAGGCGGGTGACCCACAAAGATTGTCAAGATGTCAAAGCTCGACCCCGAATCCGACCAATTGCGGCTGTCGGAGGGAGAGGTGGCCCAGCGTGCCCTCGATCTGATGCTGGACTGGGCCGAGTTGCATCGTGAAGAAGTGCTTCACCCACATTAGTCATGAATACTGTGGGCTAAAGATTCATTTTCATCCGTCCAGCTGGTTGCCCCCTCACCGCCTCCTCTCCCCCGATGGGGGAGAGGGGACCAGCCGCGCGATGCGATCGCTCCTCTGAACCGTCAAGGAATCCTCACATGGGAGTCACGAGAATCATCATCATCGGCGGCGGCTTCGCCGGGGTGAAGTGCGCAAGGACCTTGCGCAGAAAACTGCCGCCGCAGTCCTGTGAGATCGTGTTGTTCAGTCGAGAAAACAACATGGTTTTCTATCCGTTGTTGGCGGAGGTGGCCAGCGCGGCGATCAACCCCCTGACGGTGACTGTGCCGTTGCGGCAGATGTTGCCTGAAGTACGGTGCCGAACAGAGGAAGTCCGGCAGATCCACCTCACAACCTCAGAAGTGGAGTACGAAGGGTACGATAGCCGGCCGGGGCGTATGGCATTTGACCATGCCGTCCTGGCTTGCGGCACGGCGGTCAATCTCAGCCTGGTGCCCGGCATGGCCGACCATGCGTTCCCGTTGAAATCGGTCGGCGACGCCGTCGCGTTGAGGTTCCACGTGATGGAACAACTGGAAAAGGCGGAGGTGTGCGCCGATCCGGACCGACGCCGATGGTATCTGTCGTTTGTGGTGGTGGGCGGCGGCTTTACCGGCGTCGAGGCGGCCGGCGAGATCAATGATCTGATCCGAGCCAGCACGCGGTTCTACGGCAACTTCACCGCCCGTGATGTGACCGTGACACTGGTCCACAGCCGCGATCAGATTCTCCCGGAAGTGAGTCCCACCCTGCGGGAGTTTGCCCGAACAAAGATGGAAGAGGCCGGCATTCAGATGATGCTCAACGCGCGCGCGGTGATGGCCACCGCCGAAGGAGTTGAGCTGGACGACGGGCGAATGATCCGCGGCGCCACCGTCGTTTGCACGATCGGCACCACGGCGCCGCTTCTGGTGCACCGGCTTGATGTACCCAAGGAAGGCGGCCGATTGCTCACCGATCCGGATATGCGTGTACGCGGCCTGTCGAACCTCTGGGCGATCGGTGACTGCGCCCATATCGTCAACGCCTACGACAACCATCCGTCGTCGACGACCGGCCAGTTTGCCGAGCGGCAGGGCGGGCAAGCTTCCGAGAACATCGTTCGGGTGCTGCAGGGACAACCGACCAGGCCGTTTTCCTACAAGCCGTTGGGTCAACTCTGTGGCATCGGCGAGCGAAATGCTGTGGCCGAAATTCTGGGCGTGCGTCTGTCCGGTTTTCCGGCCTGGTGGCTCTGGCGGACCGTGTATTGGTTGAAATCGCCCTCCTGGTCCCGCCGGGTCAAAGTCGCGTTCGATTGGACCTGGGAACTGTTGTTTCCCCGTGATCTGGCCTATCCCAGGGTCGATCGAACCGAACGGATCGCGCGGGCGCATTATCGCCCAGGCGATTACATCTTTGTCGAGGGTGAGCCGGCGTTGAATTTTTACGTGATCGAACGGGGGGAGGTCGAAGCCATACGGCGTGACCAGACGGGACAACCCACACTCATGGCGGTGTTTGGACCGGGAGAGTTTTTCGGCGAAATCGCGCTCCTCGACGGCACCGTGCGCATCGGAAGCATCCGCGCCCGCACGGCGGTCGAGGTGCTCGTGATGGGGAAAGAAGTCTTCTCGCAAATTTCCGGGGCGCTCACTCCCTTCCGCAATCTTGTGACCCAGGCCCTGCGGTGGCGGCGCCCTCGGTTGAATCCACGGTTGGCTCAATCATGGGCCGCCCTCGAACGAGCGTCCCTGTCCACCTTCATGGAAGGGGTTCCGGAGCACCGTCTCTCTCCTGATGAGACGTTTGAGGACGCCGTCCGCCTGTTCGATCGGCATGCGGTCGAGTGGCTCTGTGTCTTGGACGGGCACGCCCGTTTGGAAGGCATCGTCACCAGGAACGAGTTGTTCGGGGCCTTTGCGCAGGGAAAGACGACGGCAACGAAGGTCCGGGACGTCATGCGCGCCGACCCGGTCGTGGTCACTCCGCATGACACGAGCCTGACGGTCGGCGACCTGATGAACAAGTCCGATATCGATTGGGTGCCGGTGGTGGAAAGCAAAGAGACCCGCCGTCTGATCGGGGTGATACGGTCCGAGAAGATGCTCCGCTATCTTGTGCAATGCTCTCGGACTGATTCCCCGCTGTTGCCGAACACGTCTGTCGTTGAAGACGCTAGGATGGGCGGCGCCACAGCGAATGAGTGAGAGGCCACGGGGATCGCGCTGGTTCGTTCGTCCGATGCTTGCCTGCCTTGCCCATCAGATTTACGCGCATGCATCGCGCGGACGCGTGACCACCCGTTCGGATTCACCGCAGCACTGGGGTGAAGGATGTCGAGCCGATCTCGATGGGGTACGGTCTCGTCGAGAAGTTCGTCTGCGTCTCAGGTAGGGCTGGGCCCGCGCTGCAATTCTTCTTGGACCATCTTGAGTAATTCATCCATCAGAAATGGCTTGCGGAGGGTGCGATCCGCACCAAAGAGTCTGGCCACTCGTAAATAGTCGAGCTTGTCGGTGATCTCACTCATCGCAATAATCGCAATGTCGGGAAATTCAAGAGTTAGTGCCCGAATGGTTTCAAGGCCATCTTTCTCCGGCATCAAGATATCCGTGATGACAAGGTCAGAAGGAGCGAGACGATATTGGCGCAGCGCCTCCTTTCCGTTTCTGGATTCTTGCACCTGATAGCCGGCTCCCTCTAATGCGGAACAAATCAGGGCTCTGTGCATATCATCATCTTCGACAAGAAGAATGGTCGGCACAATACAGCTCACCTCAATTCACGGGGATCGTGTGAGACTTCTCTGAAGTAATACCTCCGCGGACACTGAATCCGTGAGAGATGCTTTCCCGCAGCGTGACGGCTGCAGAAAGAGCAGTTGGCCGGTTCATCCGTAACAGGCGGAGAACGTAAGAGGCCTGCTCAAGAAAAATGTTTCGAGTAAAATGCCGCTGCCTAGGAACGTCTCGTGATGTGCAATTTGCAGTAGACATGTGCCAGGTAATTTTTGACCGTTTTGTCACTCAGCCCGAGTTCCGCTGCAATTTCCTTGTTGGTCTTGCCTTGAGCGATCAGCGGTAGAAGCCGCTGTTCCTGCGGCGACAGTGACAGTCTGTTCCGCCCGGATGACAGCCGGCCATTCTTCTGAGATAGGCCAAGGGGTGATGCGTCATCCGCGGGTCGAGATACGTATGACCCCGTGCGACGGTGTGAAGTGCCAGGAGGAGCGTTTCGGTGTCCGCATCTCTTCGAACGTACCCATGAGCCCCGGAGGCCACGGCAACGAGCAACATCTGGTCTTCCAGGCTATTCGACAAAAATACGATACGAATTTTCTCGTGCAGAGCGAGCAACTCCTGCGCTGCCTCCACGCCGCTTCCGTCTTCCAGCCGGACATCCAAGATCACGATATCCGGTTTGAGCAGAGCCAAGTTGGCCGTCGCCTGCTGTTTTGAAGCGGCTTCACCCACCACCGTGAATTCGGGATCCCTATCGAGCAGGGCGCGCCACCCGAGACGGACGATCTCATGACGGTCGACGATATAGACGTGAATAGGTCGTATCGGTTGGTTTGCCATGGAGTGCTTCCGTTGTGACAGAGGGGAAGAACCCATGGCTTTGACCAAGTGGAGGGGGGACCGCGACCCTCCTTGCAAGGCCGCCATCCGACCATACGGGGGCCCCTGGGGAAATCCCTCCGGAGCGAAGGCTCGGTTTCGCATTTTCGCGGTGGACTTGCTCATGGTTCACTCCCGATTGTTCCTGCCATCCGACCGATCGGCGGCACGGACCTGTCCATTGATCATGAAACGGCGCGCCGAGTGACGCTACTGTGTGTTGTGAGAAGATGTGTCAGGCAACTCATTGTCCCTAAGAAAGATGCGGAGACACTGTTCTCTGAGCAGTCGATTATTAAGCGGTTTGGTCAAATAACCGCGAGCACCCACATCAAGAGTCTTCTTGATCTGGCCCAGATCCGCGGTAGCCGACATCATAATGACCGGGATTTCGCGGTGATACTTCTGGATTTCACGCAGGACCGCCATTCCGTCAAACATCGGCATCTGCAGATCAAGGAGTATGCCCTGAATCGGTACTCGTAGCGCCTCCAAGGCGATACGGGACAGGGCGGAGTGGCCATTGTTCTCCGTCACCACGTCAAATCCCATCCACAACAGTCGGTCGCGAAGCACCATGTGGGTGTCCTCGTCATCATCGACGATCAGAAGCTTTTTCGGCATCAGCGCTTTCCATCACTCATCAGCCCGGGCTTGGCGATGAAGTGTTTAAAAGTTATGAACGGCTCACAATTCTTGCAGGCAATCGAAAAAAAGGTTATGTGGCAGGGTTGTCTTTCAGGGTTAGAAAACCGTTCAGGTACTTGCAGTTTCCACAGAATGCGGCGAAGAACAATTCCATGCGGGGGTTTCCCCCGACGATCAGAGACTTCACACCATCGACGGTCTGACGATTCTGTTCGTCTTGGAAATCCAGCAAGCTGTGTAGGGGCACCTGCAATGCTCCAGCCAGTTTGTCGAGGTTGTTGAGCGACAGATTGCGTTCACCACGCTCGACACTGCCGAGATACGTCGGATGCAAGTCCGCTCGCTCAGCAAGTTGCTCCTGGGTCAACCCTGCCTTGAGGCGCAATTCGCGAATCCGTCGGCCCAGCCGACTCAACACATCCTTCATCTGATTTGGGGTGGGAAAGTATAGATTTGCCCACTGATGCCTTCCACAGTCAAAAAGTCCTCAGAAAACGGCCACTCCAATACTCAAGGGTAGCGGCATCAGTGGAGTCCTGTGTCTCGAGTATGAATCTGACCAAACCCATCCGGTCTGATTAATCGACCGATCCACCGACGAATCACGCTGTGGATACAGAGACAGTATCCGAATACAATCTGGGTCAACCAGATCGTTTTTTATCCACTGGCTCTGGAACCAGGTGGCTTGAAGGACAGGGGGATCGATCAAAAGGAAGACCCGAAACACTGCGCCGAATAAGAAAAACAATGTTTGTTCGGAGGCTTCAATCAGGATGGGGAGGGATTCCAATGGGAAAGCCCGCCAAGGCGATTCAACAGTATGCAGCCCGGTGCCACACACCGCGGCAATTTAGACGGTTGTTGGAGGACCTCCGAACCGTCATCCCCTATCGCTGTCTAGCCTGTCTGTGGGGGAATGCCACAACCCATGTGATCGGGAATATGGTCGATGTCGACTATCCCCGGCGTTACCTTGGGTGGTATCTGGCCAATGGCATGTGCCGGAGGGATCCGGTCCATCAAGAATGGATACGAACGCAACAACCCCAAATTCGATCTGAGGTGATGACCCGCCTCCGCCATCAGTTCGATCCTGAATTTATTAAAAAAATAGAACAATACGATCTTGAGCATGAAATCGAAGGTGGTACGCGAGACCAGCAAAGGGTCGGATATTTCTCCCTGGTGTTCGGATCAGAAGGCGAAGCACGTGCGTACCTCGGGTCGTTCGGAGAGCTTCTCCCGGATCTCTGTCGAGCCCTGATGGGTTCATATCGATACCCGATCTTGACGCAGCGAAAACGGGAGATCTTGTTATGGCGGGCACAGGGCAAATCTCCCAAAGAGATCGCCCACGAACTGAATATTTCACCCCGCACAGTCAAGATGCACTTAGAGGAAATCCGAAAGAAGCTTTATGCTGAGGATCTGGTACA
Protein-coding regions in this window:
- a CDS encoding NADH dehydrogenase — encoded protein: MGVTRIIIIGGGFAGVKCARTLRRKLPPQSCEIVLFSRENNMVFYPLLAEVASAAINPLTVTVPLRQMLPEVRCRTEEVRQIHLTTSEVEYEGYDSRPGRMAFDHAVLACGTAVNLSLVPGMADHAFPLKSVGDAVALRFHVMEQLEKAEVCADPDRRRWYLSFVVVGGGFTGVEAAGEINDLIRASTRFYGNFTARDVTVTLVHSRDQILPEVSPTLREFARTKMEEAGIQMMLNARAVMATAEGVELDDGRMIRGATVVCTIGTTAPLLVHRLDVPKEGGRLLTDPDMRVRGLSNLWAIGDCAHIVNAYDNHPSSTTGQFAERQGGQASENIVRVLQGQPTRPFSYKPLGQLCGIGERNAVAEILGVRLSGFPAWWLWRTVYWLKSPSWSRRVKVAFDWTWELLFPRDLAYPRVDRTERIARAHYRPGDYIFVEGEPALNFYVIERGEVEAIRRDQTGQPTLMAVFGPGEFFGEIALLDGTVRIGSIRARTAVEVLVMGKEVFSQISGALTPFRNLVTQALRWRRPRLNPRLAQSWAALERASLSTFMEGVPEHRLSPDETFEDAVRLFDRHAVEWLCVLDGHARLEGIVTRNELFGAFAQGKTTATKVRDVMRADPVVVTPHDTSLTVGDLMNKSDIDWVPVVESKETRRLIGVIRSEKMLRYLVQCSRTDSPLLPNTSVVEDARMGGATANE